CGCCTCGGAGGAATTCACCGGACCGACTTCATGGCTCGCCCGGGCGGCCCGCGGCCAGCAGGTCCAGGGCGAGGGCGCGGCCGCTTTCGTGCTGGAGGGCAGGGACTCGGCCCGGGCCGCCGGCCGGAAGGCGCTCGCGGCGGTCGCCGCCGTGGGCGTGCGGGCGGTTGCCGGCTTCTCCGCCGGGCAGTTCACCGACTCGCTCGCCCGAGCGCTGGGACGGGCGGGCGTGTCCGCGCCGGAGGTGTCGGCGGTGGCCTTCCGTCACACGGGTGTCCACGAGGTGGACGAGGCTCAGCGCAGCGGACTTGTCCAAGCCCTGCCCGAGGCGAGGCAAGTCAGCGATGAGGAGCGGATCGGGGACTGCTACAGCGCCCACGCGCTGCTTCAGCTCGCGGGGCTCCTGGACGAGGCGACGCTGCCTGCCGTCATCGTCGCGGCGGATCCTGACGGCCTGCTGTCGGTCGCCGTACTGAAGGGCGTCCCGGAGTGAGCCGCACATCGTATGGACGGCACTCGGCGGGGAGACACTGTGGAACTTCATGACCCCACGGCGGACAACCTCTGCCAGTACCTCCTGGCTCCCGCCGCCCGTACACCGGACAAGGCCGCCGTGGTGGAACCCGACGAGACCGGGACGCTCACCGAGGTCTCGTACCGGCAACTCAGCGCGCTCGTGGAGGAGTACACCCGAGCCCTGGAGCCGCTCGGCCTCGATGTCGGCGACCGGGTCGTTGTGGAAGCACACAGCTGCGCGGCGGCGGTGGCGCTGCTGCTCGCCTGCGCCAAGCTGGGTCTGCCGTTCGTCCCGGTCAGTCCGCAGACTCCCGACAACCGCCTCCTGGCGATTCTGAAGTCGGTCGAGCCGGCACTCCACGTCCGGGCGGACGGCCTGGACCGGCGTGACCTGCCGTGGGCCGGTGGCACCGCGCGCTTCGGGCGAAGCGGGTTGACGACGGAACAGCCGCCGGCGCGCCGGACGCGGCGACGCCGGCGGGTACTCGCCGTCGACACGGCCTACATCATCTTCACATCCGGGTCGACCGGGCGTCCCAAGGGCGTGGTGATGAGCCATCGGGCGATCGTCACGTTCCTGCGCGCAGTGATCGCTGACGGACTGGTGAGCGACACCGACCGGGTCGCCAGCACCTCTCCGCTCCCGTTCGATTTCGCGCTCTTCGGGATCGGCATCGCTCTCGGGAGCGGTGCGACCCTGGTGCCGGTGGGACGCGAGTACCTCGACTCGCCCCGGCGCATGGTCAACTTCCTTCGTGACGCCGACGTCACCCAGGTCCATGGCGTGCCCTCGCTGTGGCGTCCGGTCCTGCGCCACGATCCGGAGCTGCTGAAGCGGCTGGACAAGGTGCGCTCGGTGGTCTTCGCCGGCGAGGGCTTCCCCCTTGCCGAACTGCGTCGGCTCCAGGAGATGCTGGCCGGCACCCGCCTGGTCAACGGCTACGGCGCGACCGAGTCGATGGCCGCCTCGTTCACCGACGTGCCCGACCCGCTGCCCGCGCGACAGCAGACGCTGTCGATCGGGCGCGCCCACCGTGGAGCCGAGATGACTCTGGTGGACACGGCCGGACGTGTGGTGACGCAGCCAGGGGTGGTCGCAGAGATCCATCTGCGCAGCCCCGCACTGTTCAGCGGCTACTGGGACGACCCTGGGGCCACCGCCCAGGTGCTGGTTCCCGACCCGCTGGACCCGCGGCACGGGCAGGCGGTGCTCCGCACCGGCGATCTGGCCTACCTGGACGAGAAAGACGAACTGTACTTCGTCGGCCGCGCCGACTCCCAGGTGCAGATCCGCGGCCACAGGGTCGAACTGGGCGAAGTGGAGGGCGTTCTGGCCCGGCTGCCTGCCGTGACGTCGGCTGCCGCCACCCTCGTGCCGCGCGGCGGCGACCACGTACTGATGGCAGGCATCGTGCTGGACGACACAACGGCGCCGTTCGACGAGGACGCAGCGCTCGCCTTCTGCGCCCAGGAGCTGTCGGCCTATATGACGCCGCGCCGGATTCGGCCCCTGGCCGATCTTCCCCTGACCGAGAACGGCAAGGTCGACCGGGTGCTGCTCGCACGCCTTGTGACCACCGCTGTGCCCTACGGGCCCACTGACATCGATCCGACACTGAGGAGCCCTGTATGACGTACACCCTGTCCCTGGACCGCCGCGTACGGCTGGCGGACATCGAGTCGATCGCCGCCGCACAGGGCCCCGGGCTGGCCCTGGACGGTGCCGTGCGCGAGCGAGTCGACGCCTCCCGGCGCACGCTGGAAAAGTTCGTGGCGGACGGCCGGATCATCTACGGCGTCACCACCAGCATGGGGGGTTTCGTCGACTGGC
This Streptomyces sp. NBC_01283 DNA region includes the following protein-coding sequences:
- a CDS encoding AMP-binding protein, with amino-acid sequence MELHDPTADNLCQYLLAPAARTPDKAAVVEPDETGTLTEVSYRQLSALVEEYTRALEPLGLDVGDRVVVEAHSCAAAVALLLACAKLGLPFVPVSPQTPDNRLLAILKSVEPALHVRADGLDRRDLPWAGGTARFGRSGLTTEQPPARRTRRRRRVLAVDTAYIIFTSGSTGRPKGVVMSHRAIVTFLRAVIADGLVSDTDRVASTSPLPFDFALFGIGIALGSGATLVPVGREYLDSPRRMVNFLRDADVTQVHGVPSLWRPVLRHDPELLKRLDKVRSVVFAGEGFPLAELRRLQEMLAGTRLVNGYGATESMAASFTDVPDPLPARQQTLSIGRAHRGAEMTLVDTAGRVVTQPGVVAEIHLRSPALFSGYWDDPGATAQVLVPDPLDPRHGQAVLRTGDLAYLDEKDELYFVGRADSQVQIRGHRVELGEVEGVLARLPAVTSAAATLVPRGGDHVLMAGIVLDDTTAPFDEDAALAFCAQELSAYMTPRRIRPLADLPLTENGKVDRVLLARLVTTAVPYGPTDIDPTLRSPV